From Flavobacterium arcticum, the proteins below share one genomic window:
- a CDS encoding LytTR family DNA-binding domain-containing protein — MTNIKIILLFFFCAISNGQQVDSFITQPMVDNPSKTIDSLARITLVTPYEAAKNYYILGKCHAYLNQEEVGFEYFIQSKKAFEALGNVHFSKQIALEAHKIISAQEYYGNYGNTLFEEYQHYADSINSPLHKAYVIAELAKDDYYTYDETGDVKYLDRAYSLFRKALRYANTADNNLIKAKLYSNIGSLKNTMHQCDSARFYLDESKIYIDEIDDAYENYGYYHNYANSYFLEENYQKAIPYFLKAKDVVPYYKGKALRKLYSQLEEAYDYLDNDIERRKYQRLHDSLDRVIKDRLQNVKMHETTVKYDVEKKDKKITALERALLSYNKHRVTYSVILFLVFLLALYSFVRWKKVDVKRKKIEQEKKGIESEHIKTIEQLEKVKQLVIEEHIVLKNKVKIHVSDLMYIKSEDHYLNFIPFEGKKQFIRGKISEVLEELPPNFVKCHRSYIVNTNYIKTTSSKGIILTNNEQIPVSRNFKL, encoded by the coding sequence TTGACTAATATAAAAATAATACTATTGTTCTTTTTCTGTGCCATTAGTAATGGGCAGCAAGTAGATAGTTTTATTACCCAACCTATGGTTGATAATCCTAGTAAGACCATTGATAGTCTTGCTAGGATTACTTTAGTTACACCTTATGAGGCTGCAAAAAACTATTATATATTAGGTAAATGTCATGCTTATCTAAATCAAGAAGAAGTTGGTTTTGAATATTTTATACAATCAAAAAAAGCTTTTGAGGCATTGGGTAATGTACACTTTTCAAAACAAATTGCACTTGAAGCGCATAAAATAATATCTGCTCAAGAGTATTATGGAAATTATGGGAATACACTTTTTGAAGAGTATCAACACTATGCTGATAGTATCAATTCTCCATTACACAAAGCTTATGTTATTGCTGAGTTGGCAAAGGATGATTACTATACCTATGATGAAACGGGTGATGTTAAATATTTAGATAGGGCATATTCCCTTTTTAGAAAAGCGTTAAGATATGCTAATACAGCTGATAATAATTTAATAAAAGCAAAACTATATTCCAATATTGGTTCATTAAAAAACACAATGCATCAATGTGACTCAGCCCGCTTCTACCTTGATGAATCAAAAATATATATTGATGAAATAGATGATGCCTACGAAAACTATGGGTATTATCATAACTATGCGAATTCGTATTTTTTAGAGGAGAACTATCAAAAAGCAATACCTTATTTTTTAAAAGCTAAAGATGTAGTGCCGTATTACAAAGGTAAGGCTTTACGAAAGCTTTATAGTCAACTAGAAGAAGCCTATGACTATCTGGATAATGATATAGAAAGAAGAAAGTATCAAAGATTGCATGATTCTCTAGATAGAGTTATAAAAGATAGACTTCAAAATGTAAAAATGCATGAAACTACGGTTAAATATGATGTAGAAAAGAAAGACAAGAAAATAACTGCTTTAGAAAGAGCATTGTTGAGTTATAATAAGCATAGGGTAACCTATAGTGTAATATTGTTTTTAGTGTTTCTGTTGGCACTATACTCTTTTGTTCGTTGGAAAAAAGTAGATGTAAAACGTAAAAAAATAGAGCAGGAAAAGAAAGGCATCGAGTCAGAGCATATAAAGACCATTGAACAATTAGAAAAAGTAAAACAACTGGTAATTGAAGAACATATAGTTTTAAAGAATAAAGTAAAAATTCATGTTAGTGATTTAATGTATATAAAATCGGAGGATCATTACCTTAATTTTATACCTTTTGAAGGAAAAAAACAATTTATAAGAGGTAAAATTTCGGAAGTGTTAGAGGAACTTCCTCCTAATTTTGTAAAATGCCATAGGTCTTATATTGTTAATACCAATTATATAAAGACTACAAGTTCTAAGGGTATTATCTTAACCAATAATGAACAAATACCCGTTTCTAGAAATTTTAAACTATAA
- the galE gene encoding UDP-glucose 4-epimerase GalE, whose protein sequence is MKVLVTGGLGFIGSHTVVELQNEGFEVVIIDDLSNSSLDVLDGIVAITGKKPDFEQIDLREKASVQEFFKKHNDVSGIIHFAASKAVGESVQNPLLYYENNLGTLVYLLQELQNKDKAHFIFSSSCTVYGQAEKMPITEDAPIQVAMSPYGNTKQIGEEIITDTTKVTGINAILLRYFNPVGSHESTEIGELPKGTPQNLIPFITQTAIGLREQLSVFGDDYPTADGTCIRDYIHVVDLAKAHVKALKRLVNNENVDKVETFNLGTGKGNSVLEVINAFEKVSGKKLNYKIVGRREGDITEAYANTTKANDVLGWKAELPIEEALASAWKWEQKVRGK, encoded by the coding sequence ATGAAAGTACTTGTTACTGGCGGGCTTGGCTTTATAGGCTCGCACACTGTAGTCGAACTACAAAATGAAGGTTTTGAAGTAGTAATTATAGACGACCTTTCTAATTCATCTTTAGATGTGCTAGATGGTATAGTAGCTATAACAGGCAAAAAACCAGATTTTGAACAGATAGACCTTCGCGAGAAAGCATCGGTTCAGGAATTCTTTAAAAAACATAATGATGTTTCGGGTATAATACATTTTGCGGCATCAAAAGCAGTAGGAGAGAGTGTTCAGAACCCTTTACTTTATTATGAAAACAACTTAGGAACATTAGTTTACCTTTTGCAAGAGTTGCAAAATAAAGATAAAGCTCATTTTATTTTTAGCTCTTCTTGTACCGTTTATGGTCAGGCAGAAAAAATGCCTATAACAGAGGATGCACCAATACAAGTAGCGATGTCGCCTTATGGTAATACTAAACAAATAGGTGAAGAGATTATTACTGATACTACAAAAGTAACAGGTATTAATGCAATATTATTACGTTATTTTAATCCTGTAGGCTCGCATGAGTCTACCGAGATTGGGGAGCTGCCAAAAGGGACACCACAAAATTTAATACCATTTATTACGCAAACAGCGATAGGGTTAAGAGAGCAGTTATCTGTTTTTGGAGATGATTACCCAACGGCTGACGGTACGTGTATTCGTGATTATATTCATGTGGTAGATCTTGCTAAAGCACACGTTAAAGCCTTAAAAAGATTGGTGAATAATGAGAACGTTGATAAAGTAGAAACATTTAATTTAGGTACGGGTAAAGGAAACTCGGTACTTGAAGTTATTAATGCTTTTGAGAAAGTAAGCGGAAAAAAACTAAACTACAAAATTGTAGGTAGAAGAGAAGGTGATATAACCGAGGCTTATGCCAATACTACCAAAGCCAATGATGTACTGGGCTGGAAAGCTGAGTTGCCAATTGAAGAAGCATTAGCTTCGGCATGGAAATGGGAACAAAAGGTAAGAGGTAAATAA
- a CDS encoding 3-deoxy-D-manno-octulosonic acid transferase: protein MFFLYNLLTHIAAPILKIAALFSPKMKLFVSGRKTVFYTLAEKIQPNDKTVWFHAASLGEYEQGLPVMEKIKAKHPNHKIIVTFFSPSGYEVRKNTKAADVVVYLPLDTKAKAKKFMDLTHPELVFFIKYEFWPNYLNEIKKRNIEAYLISGLFREKQVFFKWYGGFYREALQAFNHLFVQYDSSKKLLQNIGFTNVTVSGDTRYDRVSEILERDNTLPFIEEFIDGKTTIVFGSSWQKGEAMFVDFINNSKNTKLIIAPHTIGNDHISELQNSITKKTVLFTEMEGKSLADYDVFIINIIGILGKIYSYADAAYVGGGFGTAGLHNILEPAAFGVPIIIGPNHQKFPEAVALVQMGGCIAVKDKAEMEEALSLLAYDDTYRTEKGHIAGTFVNMNRGAVDTIMKKITD, encoded by the coding sequence ATGTTTTTTCTGTATAATTTACTCACCCATATAGCTGCTCCTATACTAAAGATAGCAGCACTTTTCAGTCCGAAAATGAAACTGTTTGTATCGGGCAGGAAAACAGTTTTTTATACCCTCGCCGAAAAAATTCAGCCTAACGATAAAACCGTGTGGTTTCATGCGGCATCATTAGGCGAATATGAGCAGGGACTACCCGTAATGGAAAAAATAAAGGCAAAACATCCTAACCATAAAATAATTGTGACGTTCTTTTCGCCATCGGGGTATGAGGTACGAAAAAACACCAAAGCTGCCGATGTAGTCGTCTATTTACCGCTCGACACCAAAGCCAAAGCAAAAAAGTTTATGGACTTGACACACCCTGAACTGGTATTCTTTATTAAATATGAGTTTTGGCCTAACTACCTCAACGAAATAAAAAAACGTAATATTGAAGCCTACCTTATCAGCGGACTGTTTCGTGAAAAGCAAGTTTTCTTTAAATGGTATGGCGGATTTTACCGTGAAGCATTACAAGCCTTCAACCACTTATTTGTACAATATGACAGCTCTAAAAAGCTACTGCAAAATATAGGCTTTACTAATGTAACCGTAAGTGGCGACACCCGCTATGACCGCGTAAGCGAAATACTGGAACGTGACAACACGCTACCTTTTATCGAAGAATTCATCGACGGGAAAACCACGATAGTGTTTGGGAGTTCGTGGCAAAAAGGCGAAGCTATGTTTGTCGATTTTATAAACAACTCAAAAAACACCAAACTAATAATAGCACCTCATACCATTGGCAACGATCATATTAGCGAATTACAAAACAGCATTACCAAAAAAACAGTACTATTTACCGAAATGGAAGGTAAAAGCTTAGCCGACTATGATGTGTTCATCATTAATATCATTGGTATACTAGGCAAAATATACAGCTATGCCGATGCTGCCTACGTGGGTGGTGGGTTTGGTACAGCGGGACTGCACAATATATTAGAGCCCGCTGCTTTTGGTGTACCTATAATTATAGGACCCAACCACCAAAAATTCCCTGAGGCGGTTGCCTTAGTACAAATGGGTGGTTGTATAGCCGTAAAAGATAAAGCCGAAATGGAAGAAGCACTCAGCTTACTTGCCTATGACGATACTTATCGCACAGAAAAAGGACACATTGCCGGAACGTTTGTAAATATGAATAGAGGGGCTGTTGATACTATAATGAAGAAAATAACAGACTAA
- a CDS encoding HNH endonuclease, whose protein sequence is MNKYKCFYCSENYIKNTEHVFPDGLGGQNIYMSCVCEKCNHDFSKLEGELYRKGIANLMRSVAGISSKKKHSRNYFKAQTLLSFDELNKIVYEVNQYDDFKIELKPQIIEIGLKFHIEGTLKEDIYQLTDKVKKWKKNNLKMILKFPEKDDDCTSYVQFQIKENLISSETLKSSSRINKAVILDVLDSHELSPYLKPRIFLDNEKNLIIRAISVVDAVRFLKKFLIFTSRPVNINSYSKIVNDNGIVYVGFNFDLLKAERAMAKIILNCLLHYFPNSINFNFDKFKSFVKNGETHVIGEIERKDDLIDSLEDTHNIFFHQYGDNLKVRLSLFNGGVCYSFIMEDVNILDNMDYKRLIIDFKKKENKIQDKNAFLMSFNK, encoded by the coding sequence ATGAATAAATATAAGTGTTTTTACTGTTCTGAAAATTATATTAAAAACACTGAACACGTTTTTCCTGATGGTTTAGGTGGACAAAATATTTATATGAGCTGTGTTTGTGAGAAATGTAATCATGACTTTTCAAAATTGGAAGGTGAACTTTATAGAAAAGGAATTGCGAATTTAATGCGCAGCGTAGCAGGAATTTCTTCAAAGAAAAAGCATAGTCGAAACTATTTTAAAGCTCAGACTTTACTAAGTTTTGATGAACTCAATAAAATTGTATATGAAGTTAATCAATATGATGATTTTAAAATTGAATTAAAACCTCAAATAATTGAAATAGGGTTAAAATTTCATATTGAAGGTACTTTAAAAGAGGATATTTATCAATTAACTGATAAGGTTAAGAAGTGGAAAAAGAATAATTTAAAAATGATTTTAAAGTTTCCAGAGAAAGATGATGATTGTACCTCATACGTTCAATTTCAAATTAAAGAAAACCTAATTTCATCTGAAACTCTAAAATCTTCTTCCAGAATTAATAAGGCTGTAATTTTGGATGTTTTAGATAGTCATGAGCTATCTCCTTATCTAAAACCTCGCATATTTTTAGATAATGAAAAGAACCTTATAATCAGAGCTATATCTGTGGTTGATGCCGTTAGGTTTCTTAAGAAGTTTTTAATTTTCACCTCTAGACCAGTAAATATTAATAGTTATAGCAAAATTGTAAACGATAATGGAATTGTATATGTAGGGTTTAATTTTGATCTTTTGAAAGCTGAACGAGCAATGGCTAAGATAATATTGAATTGCTTATTACATTATTTTCCAAACTCGATTAATTTTAATTTCGATAAGTTTAAGTCTTTTGTGAAAAATGGAGAGACTCATGTAATAGGGGAAATAGAACGGAAGGATGATCTAATTGATTCGTTAGAAGATACTCACAATATATTTTTCCATCAATATGGGGATAATTTAAAGGTAAGGTTGAGTTTGTTTAATGGAGGGGTATGTTATAGCTTTATAATGGAAGATGTAAACATATTAGACAATATGGATTATAAGCGACTTATAATTGACTTTAAAAAGAAAGAAAATAAAATACAGGATAAGAATGCTTTTTTAATGTCTTTCAATAAATAG
- a CDS encoding carboxymuconolactone decarboxylase family protein: METRFRLHEVNPMAWKAVLDFEGYFAKSGVTKTHKELIKIRASQINGCAFCLDMHTKDARENGETEQRIYTLSTWRDTTFFTPEERAILALTEEATNISGGVSDEVYNNAVSLLGEEYIAKVLMDIIVINSWNRIAITTKIMPK; the protein is encoded by the coding sequence ATGGAAACAAGATTTAGATTACACGAAGTAAATCCAATGGCATGGAAAGCGGTATTGGATTTCGAGGGATATTTTGCCAAATCAGGGGTTACAAAAACACATAAGGAGCTTATAAAAATAAGGGCTTCACAAATTAATGGTTGTGCTTTTTGCTTAGATATGCACACTAAAGATGCTCGTGAAAATGGTGAAACAGAGCAACGTATTTATACTTTGAGTACTTGGAGAGATACTACTTTTTTTACACCAGAAGAAAGAGCTATTTTAGCCCTTACAGAGGAGGCAACAAATATTAGCGGCGGAGTATCTGACGAAGTTTATAATAACGCCGTTAGCTTGCTAGGAGAAGAATATATTGCAAAAGTATTAATGGATATTATTGTTATAAATAGTTGGAATAGGATTGCCATTACTACTAAAATAATGCCTAAATAA
- a CDS encoding S46 family peptidase, whose translation MKLLRLLVLLLALPVAAQQGGMWIPSLLKGMNEKEMKSLGMKMSASDIYDVNNSSLKDAVPHFNGGCTSEVISSQGLLLTNHHCGYGEIQAHSTIDHDYLTDGFWAMTMEEELPNPDMEVTFIVRIEDVTNQVLEGVPALTSEEDKQKKIQENISKLSNSLPKEKYQENKIRTFYEGNQYMLFVTETYKDVRLVGAPPSSIGKFGSDTDNWVWPRHTGDFSLFRIYANKDNLPAEYSEDNVPYTPKHFFPISLGGVKEDDFTLVFGYPGRTQEYLPAVAVQQIVEVLNPAKIGIRDAALKVTDGFMRKDKQIKIQYASKYASIANYWKKWIGESQGLTKSNAVAVKRAFEKDFLAKAKKAGKMEEYGNLFNDFDKYYAEIEPYQLSRDYFIEVAIRNTELLTIGYKLYQLEQVYNTRGEQSFTDRKNNTIASLESTYKDYSKQVDEKVFEQLIALYAEKSPAQFVPEELKNKDYSAFTKEVYTQSKITSYEGVKSLLSGDATTILEQLNNDKGYQVIKAMMQAYIEKVAPKYQEISLKIDALQRTYMKGILELSPKDARIFPDANSTMRITYGQVKGYEPRDAVYYEPVTYLDGVMEKYVPGDYEFDVPQKLIELYNNKDFGVYADKNGKMPVCFIGTNHTTGGNSGSPAIDAKGNLIGLNFDRVWEGTMSDIYYDPSICRNIMVDIRYVLFVIDKYAGDKRLIDEMKLVNVKKK comes from the coding sequence ATGAAACTATTACGCTTACTCGTATTACTATTAGCACTACCCGTTGCTGCACAACAGGGCGGTATGTGGATACCTTCCTTACTAAAAGGAATGAACGAAAAAGAAATGAAAAGCCTTGGCATGAAAATGTCGGCTTCAGATATTTATGATGTAAACAACTCTAGCCTAAAAGATGCCGTCCCGCACTTTAACGGAGGTTGTACATCGGAGGTTATATCATCTCAAGGACTATTGCTTACCAACCACCACTGTGGTTATGGCGAAATTCAGGCACACTCTACTATAGACCACGATTACCTTACTGATGGGTTCTGGGCTATGACCATGGAAGAAGAGCTACCTAACCCTGATATGGAGGTTACTTTTATAGTTCGTATAGAAGATGTAACCAACCAAGTGTTAGAAGGTGTACCTGCATTAACCAGCGAAGAAGACAAGCAGAAAAAAATACAAGAAAACATATCTAAACTTAGTAACTCGTTACCTAAAGAGAAGTATCAGGAGAACAAAATCCGTACGTTTTATGAGGGTAACCAGTATATGCTATTTGTAACCGAAACGTATAAAGATGTGCGTTTGGTAGGTGCTCCGCCATCATCAATCGGTAAGTTCGGTTCAGATACCGACAACTGGGTGTGGCCACGCCATACAGGCGATTTTTCGCTATTCCGTATCTATGCTAACAAAGACAACCTGCCTGCTGAATACTCTGAAGACAATGTACCTTATACCCCTAAGCACTTCTTCCCTATCTCATTGGGTGGTGTAAAAGAGGACGATTTTACATTAGTGTTTGGTTACCCTGGGCGTACGCAAGAATATTTACCTGCCGTTGCTGTACAACAAATAGTAGAGGTGCTAAACCCTGCCAAAATAGGAATTAGAGATGCTGCACTAAAAGTAACCGATGGCTTTATGCGTAAAGACAAGCAAATTAAAATACAATATGCTTCTAAATATGCAAGTATTGCCAACTATTGGAAAAAATGGATAGGCGAATCGCAGGGGCTTACAAAAAGTAATGCCGTAGCCGTAAAAAGAGCTTTTGAAAAAGATTTTCTTGCCAAAGCCAAAAAAGCAGGCAAAATGGAAGAGTATGGCAACCTGTTTAACGATTTTGATAAATACTATGCAGAGATAGAGCCATATCAGCTAAGTAGAGATTACTTTATTGAGGTAGCCATCCGTAACACTGAGCTACTTACCATTGGTTACAAACTGTACCAACTAGAGCAAGTATACAACACAAGAGGCGAGCAATCGTTTACTGACAGAAAAAACAACACCATTGCATCGTTAGAAAGCACCTATAAAGATTACAGTAAGCAAGTAGACGAAAAAGTGTTCGAACAGCTTATTGCACTGTATGCCGAGAAATCGCCAGCGCAATTTGTTCCCGAAGAACTAAAAAATAAAGACTATAGCGCATTTACAAAAGAAGTATATACGCAATCGAAAATAACAAGTTACGAAGGGGTTAAAAGCCTACTATCGGGCGACGCAACAACTATTTTAGAGCAACTAAACAACGATAAAGGTTATCAGGTTATAAAAGCCATGATGCAAGCCTATATCGAAAAAGTAGCCCCTAAATATCAAGAAATAAGCCTAAAGATAGATGCACTGCAACGCACCTATATGAAAGGCATACTAGAACTAAGCCCAAAAGATGCCCGTATATTTCCTGATGCAAATAGCACTATGAGAATTACCTATGGACAGGTAAAAGGCTACGAACCAAGAGATGCAGTATATTATGAGCCTGTAACCTATCTTGATGGTGTTATGGAAAAATATGTACCAGGCGATTATGAGTTTGATGTTCCGCAAAAACTTATTGAGCTATATAACAATAAAGATTTTGGCGTTTATGCCGATAAAAACGGAAAAATGCCTGTATGTTTTATAGGTACAAACCATACCACAGGTGGTAACTCGGGTAGTCCTGCTATAGATGCTAAGGGTAACTTAATAGGGCTTAACTTCGACCGTGTTTGGGAAGGCACTATGAGTGATATATATTATGACCCTTCTATTTGTCGTAATATTATGGTAGACATTCGCTACGTATTGTTTGTAATTGACAAATATGCAGGCGATAAACGTCTTATTGATGAGATGAAACTTGTAAATGTTAAAAAAAAGTAA
- a CDS encoding Crp/Fnr family transcriptional regulator — MFSEMIAHMRNYITLTEEEVTLLTTALEIKEVKKKEHLLKAGEVCCDNYFVLNGCFRLYLITCRGAEQTIQFGIENWWITDYMSLRAGKPSGFYLQATEDAKIVVLNKDVQEELFVKIPQLERYFRLVLERAYSAQLTRIHYIFSYTGEKQYRVMNRDFPEFVKRIPQYMLASFLGMTPEFLSRLRAKKK, encoded by the coding sequence ATGTTTTCTGAAATGATAGCGCATATGCGTAACTATATTACGCTTACTGAGGAAGAAGTAACATTGCTTACTACTGCATTAGAGATAAAAGAGGTAAAAAAGAAAGAACACTTGCTAAAAGCAGGTGAGGTATGCTGTGATAACTACTTTGTTCTCAATGGTTGTTTTCGGCTTTATCTTATAACCTGTAGGGGTGCAGAGCAAACAATACAATTTGGTATAGAAAACTGGTGGATAACCGACTATATGAGTTTGAGAGCGGGGAAACCATCGGGGTTTTACTTGCAAGCCACAGAAGACGCTAAGATAGTAGTGCTTAATAAGGACGTGCAAGAGGAATTGTTTGTAAAAATACCACAGCTAGAACGTTACTTTAGACTAGTGCTAGAAAGAGCTTACTCGGCACAACTTACCCGTATTCATTATATTTTTAGTTATACAGGAGAAAAACAGTATAGGGTAATGAACAGAGATTTTCCAGAGTTTGTAAAGCGTATACCACAGTATATGCTAGCTTCATTTTTGGGTATGACACCTGAGTTTTTAAGTAGGCTGAGAGCTAAGAAAAAGTAG
- a CDS encoding DegT/DnrJ/EryC1/StrS family aminotransferase: MKKLQMVDLKGQYDKIKDTVNASIQEVLDNTAYVNGPEVHKFQKNLEEYLGVKHVIPCANGTDALQIAMMGLDLKPGDEVITADFTFAATVEVIALLQLTPVLVDVEPDTFNISVEAIRNVITPKTKAIVPVHLFGQVADMEDIMALAEEHNLYVIEDNAQAIGASYTFADGTKKKAGGIGHVASTSFFPSKNLGCYGDGGAIFTNDDELAYKLRGIVNHGMYERYHHDVVGVNSRLDSVQAAVLNTKLPLLDEYNKARLAAAHKYSAAFAGHADIVTPLIKGTDDSHAFHQYTLRILNADRNALMKHLQDKGIPCAIYYPIPLHSQKAYADAKYNEDDFVVTNQMVKEVLSLPMHTELDDEQIKFITDTILEFLSV, from the coding sequence ATGAAAAAACTACAAATGGTTGACCTTAAAGGTCAGTATGATAAAATAAAAGATACTGTAAATGCTTCTATTCAGGAAGTGTTAGATAATACAGCTTATGTTAATGGACCAGAGGTTCATAAATTTCAAAAAAATCTTGAAGAATATCTTGGTGTAAAGCACGTAATACCATGTGCTAACGGAACGGATGCACTACAGATAGCTATGATGGGGTTAGATTTAAAACCAGGCGATGAGGTTATTACTGCCGATTTTACATTTGCAGCTACTGTAGAGGTTATTGCTTTACTACAACTTACCCCTGTATTAGTAGATGTAGAGCCAGATACGTTTAATATCTCGGTAGAAGCGATACGCAATGTGATAACACCAAAAACCAAAGCTATCGTGCCTGTACACTTGTTTGGGCAGGTTGCAGATATGGAGGATATTATGGCGCTTGCCGAAGAACATAACCTTTACGTAATAGAAGATAATGCACAAGCTATTGGTGCAAGTTATACATTTGCCGACGGAACTAAGAAAAAAGCAGGAGGTATTGGTCATGTAGCTTCAACTTCATTTTTCCCGTCTAAAAATTTAGGCTGTTATGGTGATGGTGGAGCAATATTTACTAATGACGATGAACTAGCCTACAAACTACGTGGTATAGTAAACCATGGTATGTATGAGCGTTATCATCATGATGTGGTAGGTGTAAATTCAAGACTAGATAGTGTACAGGCAGCAGTGTTAAACACTAAGTTACCTTTGCTGGACGAATATAATAAAGCCCGCCTTGCTGCTGCACATAAATATAGTGCTGCTTTTGCAGGGCATGCCGATATTGTGACACCATTAATAAAGGGAACTGATGATAGCCATGCATTTCATCAATATACATTGAGAATATTAAATGCCGATAGAAACGCACTAATGAAACACTTGCAAGATAAAGGGATTCCGTGTGCTATATACTACCCAATACCGTTACACAGCCAAAAAGCGTATGCTGATGCTAAATATAACGAAGACGATTTTGTAGTAACCAATCAAATGGTAAAAGAGGTGCTATCGTTACCAATGCATACCGAGCTAGATGACGAGCAAATAAAGTTTATAACGGATACTATTCTTGAGTTTTTAAGCGTTTAG
- a CDS encoding GNAT family N-acetyltransferase encodes MAEFKPIAQQDIEVVTGMMQEFYGIDNYPMDIEKSKRLLKEFIVNDALGSGWLIVQKGQPVGYVILTFVFSFEYGGRIAFLDELFIGSGARGFGLGKKTLDFIHSETKKLGVKIIYLEIEPHNETARNLYLSKNYTEHNRNLMKLVVE; translated from the coding sequence ATGGCTGAATTTAAACCCATAGCACAACAAGACATTGAGGTAGTTACCGGAATGATGCAAGAATTTTACGGTATTGACAATTACCCTATGGATATAGAGAAATCAAAAAGGCTGTTGAAAGAATTTATTGTGAATGATGCACTGGGCAGTGGATGGCTCATAGTCCAAAAAGGGCAACCTGTAGGGTATGTTATACTCACTTTTGTATTTAGTTTCGAGTATGGCGGGCGCATTGCTTTTTTAGATGAGCTGTTTATCGGTTCAGGGGCACGAGGATTTGGGCTGGGTAAAAAAACGCTCGATTTTATTCACAGCGAGACAAAAAAACTGGGGGTTAAAATAATTTACTTAGAAATTGAACCGCACAACGAAACCGCACGCAACCTATACCTTTCTAAAAACTATACTGAACACAACCGTAACTTGATGAAACTGGTAGTGGAATAG
- the fabD gene encoding ACP S-malonyltransferase has protein sequence MKAYVFPGQGAQFTGMGKELYEKSDEAKALFEKANEILGFRITDIMFEGTADELKETKVTQPAVFLHSVILAKTLGADFKPDMVAGHSLGEFSALVAAGALTFEDGLNLVSKRAIAMQKACEIAPSTMAAVLGLEDKIVEEICERTEGIVVAANYNCPGQLVISGETPAVERACEALKIAGARRALLLPVGGAFHSPMMEPAREKLADAIAATTFSKPICPIYQNVTATAVINPEEIKENLIVQLTAPVRWTQSVQNMIADGATLFTEAGPGNVLQGLVKKINKEAQTASAS, from the coding sequence ATGAAAGCATATGTATTTCCTGGGCAAGGAGCCCAATTTACTGGAATGGGCAAAGAACTATATGAGAAATCTGATGAGGCAAAAGCTTTATTTGAAAAAGCGAATGAAATTCTTGGTTTCCGCATTACCGATATTATGTTTGAAGGTACTGCTGATGAATTAAAAGAGACTAAAGTAACCCAACCTGCAGTATTTTTACACTCTGTAATACTCGCAAAAACATTAGGAGCCGATTTTAAACCTGATATGGTAGCAGGACACTCACTAGGAGAATTTTCTGCATTAGTAGCTGCGGGAGCATTAACTTTTGAAGACGGATTAAACCTAGTTTCTAAAAGAGCAATAGCAATGCAAAAAGCTTGTGAAATAGCACCCTCTACCATGGCGGCCGTTTTAGGACTTGAAGATAAGATAGTAGAAGAAATATGTGAAAGAACAGAAGGGATAGTAGTCGCTGCTAACTATAACTGTCCAGGGCAATTAGTAATCTCTGGCGAAACTCCTGCTGTAGAACGTGCCTGCGAAGCCTTAAAAATAGCTGGTGCAAGAAGAGCGTTACTTTTACCTGTAGGTGGCGCCTTCCACTCGCCAATGATGGAGCCTGCACGCGAAAAACTAGCCGATGCTATAGCGGCAACTACTTTTTCAAAACCAATATGCCCTATATATCAAAATGTAACTGCTACAGCGGTAATCAATCCTGAAGAAATTAAAGAAAACTTAATTGTACAACTTACTGCACCAGTACGCTGGACACAAAGTGTACAAAACATGATTGCCGATGGCGCTACACTATTTACAGAAGCAGGACCAGGTAATGTACTGCAAGGTTTAGTCAAAAAAATAAACAAAGAGGCTCAAACGGCTTCGGCATCGTAA